One part of the Gigantopelta aegis isolate Gae_Host unplaced genomic scaffold, Gae_host_genome ctg3124_pilon_pilon, whole genome shotgun sequence genome encodes these proteins:
- the LOC121391928 gene encoding ras-related protein Rab-20-like, producing the protein MCEKPPTYNVKTPKPEEKEDIKLIILGDTNVGKTCLIQRYLTGEFAETVADTAGEEKYANLSSFYCRGAHVAILAVDLTNKKSLEKLQQVFIPILEQQAPTCMTVVVGTKLDLIKSQGRQIGASEGKSFAVLQHKKQLEKALLQNPSSFLAKVQGHESYFETSSKSGEGVTDLFQYIERIILAQLQKTQPSSTTTQSSKTRTASKSGKPESIIRLDDPPPPPSQESGCCKN; encoded by the exons ATGTG TGAAAAGCCGCCTACTTACAACGTCAAGACACCAAAGCCGGAGGAAAAAGA AGATATTAAACTGATAATATTAGGAGATACAAATGTTGGCAAGACATGTCTGATTCAACGATACCTCACTGGGGAGTTTGCTGAGACAGTTGCT gaTACAGCTGGTGAAGAGAAGTATGCTAATTTGAGTTCATTCTATTGTCGTGGTGCTCATGTAGCAATACTAGCTGTTGacttaacaaataaaaaatcgcTTGAAAAACTTCAACAAGTTTTCATTCCTATCCTCGAGCAACAAGCTCCTACATGTATGACTGTTGTTGTAGGCACTAAACTGGATTTAATAAAATCTCAAGGGCGACAGATTGGTGCCTCCGAAGGTAAATCCTTTGCAGTGTTACAACATAAAAAGCAGTTAGAGAAAGCTTTATTACAGAACCCTAGCTCCTTTCTAGCAAAAGTCCAAGGCCATGAGTCTTATTTCGAAACTAGTTCTAAAAGTGGAGAAGGTGTGACtgatttatttcaatatatcGAGCGCATCATACTTGCACAGTTGCAGAAAACACAACCATCATCAACTACCACCCAATCTAGTAAAACTAGAACTGCAAGTAAGTCTGGAAAACCAGAGAGTATAATTCGATTGGATGATCCTCCACCTCCACCTAGTCAGGAGTCTGGTTGTTGTAAGAATTAA
- the LOC121391927 gene encoding LOW QUALITY PROTEIN: fibropellin-3-like (The sequence of the model RefSeq protein was modified relative to this genomic sequence to represent the inferred CDS: inserted 1 base in 1 codon; deleted 2 bases in 2 codons) yields MEKRVLEQALDSLDTWIKYYLNQNWDTLEKYCQFDINDCDPNPCQNGGKCVDGINSYSCICSNGYTGTHCQYTIDDCDPNPCQNGGKCVDGVNSYSCICSNGYTGTHCMVNIDDCDPNPCQNGGTCVDGVNSYICVFVVGLGQNSDSGYNCICSNEYTGENCSVNINDCXPNPCDNNGTYYQSSMCKFYCQLEVWRQQATTCGLSLPEIVPQDPTLSNEEQWRAALIEQEKFRVIWLEEAKQRGLTFPSDAQAPIFDKTKQKY; encoded by the exons ATGGAGAAAAGAGTTTTAGAACAAGCGTTGGACAGTCTCGATACCTGGATCAAGTATTATTTAAATCAGAACTGG GATACACTGGAAAAATATTGTCAATTTGATATCAATGATTGTGATCCTAATCCTTGTCAAAATGGCGGTAAATGTGTCGATGGAATAAACAGTTACAGTTGTATTTGCTCTAATGGATATACTGGAACTCATTGT CAGTATACCATTGATGATTGTGATCCTAATCCTTGTCAAAATGGT GGTAAATGTGTCGATGGAGTAAACAGTTACAGCTGTATTTGCTCTAACGGATATACTGGAACTCATTGTATGGTAAACATTGATGATTGTGATCCTAATCCTTGTCAAAATGGTGGCACTTGTGTTGATGGTGTCAACTCTTACATCTGTGTATTTGTAGTGGGTCTTGGTCAAAATTCAGATT ctggttacaactgtatctgttccaatgAGTATACTGGAGAAAATTGTTCAGTAAATATCAACGACT AACCCaatccatgtgataataatggcactt acTATCAATCCAGTATGTGTAAGTTTTATTGTCAGTTAGAAGTTTGGAGACAGCAAGCAACAACATGTGGTCTGTCCCTACCTGAGATAGTGCCCCAG GACCCCACTTTGTCTAATGAAGAACAGTGGAGAGCTGCATTGATTGAACAAGAAAAGTTTAGAGTTATTTGGTTGGAGGAAGCAAAACAACGTGGTCTTACATTTCCTTCAGACGCACAGGCACCAATATTTGATA aGACAAAACAAAAGTACTGA